Proteins found in one Geomonas subterranea genomic segment:
- a CDS encoding Hsp20/alpha crystallin family protein, protein MASWDVFRELDNLRREIDEAFRGAGMNRPFGPTFLSPVASRRFPMVNFSEDDGNVYVEALVPGVDPKDVELSVLRNTLTISGERKPFAEMKGIVHRTELGSGKFSRTLELPVDIDANKITAQCKDGIMTITMAKAEHAKPKKIEIKLS, encoded by the coding sequence ATGGCAAGTTGGGATGTTTTCAGAGAACTGGACAATCTGAGAAGGGAGATTGACGAAGCTTTCCGCGGCGCCGGCATGAACCGCCCCTTTGGGCCGACGTTCCTCTCGCCGGTGGCATCCCGTCGTTTCCCGATGGTCAACTTCAGCGAGGACGACGGCAACGTTTATGTGGAAGCCCTGGTGCCGGGGGTCGACCCCAAGGATGTTGAGCTCTCCGTGCTCAGGAATACCCTCACCATCAGCGGCGAGCGCAAACCCTTTGCCGAAATGAAAGGGATCGTGCACCGCACCGAGCTCGGCTCCGGGAAGTTCAGCCGCACCCTCGAGCTTCCGGTCGACATCGATGCCAACAAAATCACCGCCCAGTGCAAGGACGGCATCATGACCATAACCATGGCGAAAGCGGAACACGCCAAGCCGAAAAAGATCGAGATCAAGCTTTCGTAA
- a CDS encoding YidB family protein yields MGILDDVAGKVRGMAGGGDAGLMQGIIEMLTDRQSGGLGGIIQAFNQKGIGHIISSWIDTGPNLPVTPNQLHGVLGADRVQRLADKAGLSTDETVTKLTRLLPEAVDQATPDGKAPEGGLVGKGLDFLKSRFS; encoded by the coding sequence ATGGGTATTTTAGACGATGTAGCCGGCAAGGTGCGCGGCATGGCCGGCGGAGGGGACGCCGGCCTCATGCAAGGGATCATCGAGATGCTGACCGACCGCCAAAGCGGCGGACTGGGCGGGATTATCCAGGCCTTCAACCAAAAGGGGATCGGACACATCATCTCTTCCTGGATCGACACCGGTCCCAACCTTCCCGTCACCCCGAACCAGCTGCACGGGGTCCTGGGTGCGGACCGGGTGCAGCGACTGGCCGACAAAGCCGGCCTCTCCACCGATGAGACCGTCACCAAGCTGACCCGCCTTCTCCCCGAGGCGGTCGACCAGGCAACCCCCGACGGCAAGGCACCGGAAGGGGGGCTCGTCGGCAAGGGTCTGGACTTCCTGAAGAGCAGGTTTTCGTAG
- a CDS encoding DNA-processing protein DprA — MHSIGNVALLDLRKVAFLCSRKFPQEAAEKAYRWADAQRLAGTCVISGYHSPIEKEVLCRLLQGNQPIIIALAQGLNRLDPEWERHLESGRLLVISRYAQSVSHPCESKCYQRNKMMIDLADTVVIAHASPGGSLERLCSDCAGKVMVL; from the coding sequence ATGCATTCGATCGGTAACGTGGCATTGCTTGACCTGCGCAAGGTGGCGTTCCTGTGCTCACGCAAGTTTCCCCAGGAGGCGGCTGAAAAGGCGTACCGCTGGGCCGACGCGCAGCGCCTGGCAGGCACCTGCGTCATCTCCGGCTATCACTCGCCCATTGAGAAGGAGGTGCTCTGCAGGCTGCTGCAGGGCAACCAACCCATCATCATCGCTCTGGCGCAGGGGCTGAACCGGCTCGACCCTGAGTGGGAGCGGCACCTGGAGTCGGGACGTCTGCTGGTCATTTCCCGCTACGCCCAGAGTGTCAGCCACCCCTGCGAGTCCAAATGCTATCAGCGCAACAAGATGATGATCGACCTCGCCGACACCGTTGTCATAGCGCATGCCTCCCCTGGAGGGAGCCTGGAGCGGTTGTGCTCCGACTGCGCCGGTAAGGTCATGGTGCTGTGA
- a CDS encoding Fur family transcriptional regulator — translation MNQTRQKVKEQFRLFLTNKGLKATLQRSLILDAFLDLDRSTHIDELYLILRGKHPNIGHATVYRALRLFTTAGIAREINLGDGLTRYELAGGRRHDYLVCSDCGTVTEFENSSIERHQAEVARSMGFTVQSLKIELRGVCNRCMAQPE, via the coding sequence GTGAATCAAACCAGACAGAAGGTGAAAGAGCAGTTCCGCCTTTTTCTTACCAACAAAGGGCTCAAGGCCACCCTGCAGCGCAGCCTGATCCTCGATGCGTTCCTCGACCTTGACCGCTCCACCCATATCGACGAGTTGTACCTGATCTTGCGCGGCAAGCATCCCAACATAGGCCATGCCACCGTCTACCGTGCGCTGCGACTTTTCACCACCGCCGGCATAGCCCGGGAAATAAACCTGGGAGACGGTTTGACCCGTTACGAACTGGCCGGCGGCCGGCGGCACGACTACCTGGTCTGCAGCGACTGCGGCACGGTAACCGAATTCGAGAACAGCTCCATCGAACGGCATCAAGCCGAAGTTGCGCGCTCCATGGGCTTCACGGTTCAGTCGCTGAAGATCGAATTGCGCGGCGTTTGCAACCGCTGCATGGCCCAGCCGGAATGA
- a CDS encoding carbohydrate porin — MVKVKKNTVSGMFLLGSLLLASGTAFALHPDLVVPEKVECKVKACQEILRLGNKYQVEGLFTKEFQEGKAACSRMDVALAVHLLTEKMAEKVVKEGNQAVDKEDLVLLSDLKEELRAEMLLVGTRTFQSRHEDLGTRFTALTKNISLSGGMVGVLHGSIGNKPKDSTDVVGRADLVFNFKVGENTIAVIDVEATGGDGIDSKAASFSGLNGVAGSTGDRVRFREAWVEHSAFNDRLLLTAGKVDLSNYFDSNAVAGDENSQFLSGAFVHSAVLPFPANGPGARIQAKLAEPVIFGLGYGSGDADSADSSDSANIFDHGFGIAELDYKHKVGELEGNYRIYGAFDGAAADGVGKLVAKNAYSVGVSFDQQVTDKLTLFARYGQRDKDVYAATRAWSAGGHYQGLITGRKDDVLGFAYGQVKAARTVADAQEKLAELYYRYKVSDQIEISPVAQYLVNPAGIGASDNVVALALRAKISF, encoded by the coding sequence ATGGTCAAAGTGAAGAAGAATACCGTGTCCGGGATGTTCCTGTTGGGAAGTCTTTTACTTGCTTCAGGGACGGCGTTCGCCCTGCACCCCGATCTCGTAGTGCCTGAGAAGGTGGAGTGCAAAGTAAAGGCCTGCCAGGAGATCCTGCGCCTGGGCAACAAGTACCAGGTAGAGGGGCTCTTCACCAAGGAATTCCAGGAAGGAAAAGCAGCGTGCAGCCGTATGGACGTGGCGCTGGCGGTGCATCTTCTTACCGAGAAGATGGCGGAGAAGGTGGTCAAGGAGGGGAACCAGGCGGTGGACAAGGAGGATCTCGTGCTCCTGAGCGACCTGAAGGAGGAACTCCGCGCCGAGATGCTCCTGGTCGGCACCAGGACCTTCCAGTCGCGCCACGAGGATCTCGGGACCCGGTTCACCGCCCTCACCAAGAACATCTCCCTTTCCGGCGGCATGGTTGGCGTGCTGCATGGCTCCATCGGCAACAAGCCCAAGGACTCAACGGACGTGGTGGGACGTGCCGACCTCGTCTTCAATTTCAAGGTCGGCGAGAACACCATCGCGGTTATCGATGTCGAGGCGACCGGCGGCGACGGCATCGACTCCAAGGCCGCCTCCTTCTCCGGGCTGAACGGCGTGGCCGGCTCCACCGGAGACCGCGTCCGCTTCCGCGAGGCATGGGTCGAGCATTCCGCTTTCAACGACCGCCTGCTGCTGACCGCGGGGAAGGTGGATCTCTCCAATTACTTCGACAGCAACGCCGTTGCGGGCGATGAAAACAGCCAGTTCCTCTCCGGCGCCTTCGTACATTCCGCGGTGCTTCCCTTCCCGGCAAACGGCCCGGGCGCGCGCATCCAGGCCAAGCTGGCGGAGCCGGTCATCTTCGGCCTCGGTTACGGCAGCGGCGACGCCGACAGCGCGGACAGCTCCGACAGCGCCAACATCTTCGACCACGGCTTCGGCATCGCCGAACTGGATTACAAGCACAAGGTGGGTGAGCTGGAAGGAAACTACCGGATCTACGGGGCCTTCGACGGCGCTGCGGCGGACGGCGTCGGCAAGCTGGTCGCCAAAAACGCCTACAGCGTGGGCGTAAGCTTCGACCAGCAGGTCACCGACAAGCTCACCCTCTTCGCCCGCTACGGCCAGCGCGACAAGGACGTCTATGCGGCGACCCGCGCCTGGAGCGCCGGCGGCCACTACCAGGGGCTCATCACCGGGCGCAAGGACGACGTGCTCGGCTTCGCCTACGGACAGGTGAAGGCGGCCCGGACCGTGGCCGACGCCCAGGAGAAACTCGCAGAACTCTACTACCGGTACAAGGTGAGCGACCAGATCGAGATCTCGCCGGTGGCGCAGTACCTGGTGAACCCGGCCGGCATCGGCGCCAGCGACAACGTGGTCGCCCTCGCCCTGCGCGCCAAGATCAGCTTCTAG
- a CDS encoding FeoA family protein, with product MIPLGLLSAGENGEIVEIMFGRGAAGGSLDPEHEKTMVRVEEMGLRIGKRVEMLTNGGNTILLRVDEARIALARRMAMKIMVRR from the coding sequence ATGATACCTCTGGGACTGTTAAGCGCGGGAGAAAACGGCGAGATCGTCGAGATCATGTTCGGCAGGGGGGCGGCCGGCGGCAGCTTGGACCCCGAACATGAAAAGACCATGGTCCGGGTCGAGGAGATGGGGCTCAGGATCGGCAAACGTGTGGAAATGCTGACCAACGGCGGCAACACCATCCTGCTCAGGGTGGACGAGGCGAGGATTGCCTTGGCCCGCCGTATGGCAATGAAAATCATGGTGAGGAGATAG
- a CDS encoding FeoA family protein — MNLAKLKPGQKGKITSIGSIGPLKRRLMDMGVLVGEDVKVLKVAPMGDPIEVSIKSYNLSLRKKEAEGIAVEVAG; from the coding sequence ATGAATCTGGCAAAGCTTAAACCGGGGCAGAAGGGGAAGATCACGTCGATCGGTTCCATCGGGCCGCTGAAAAGGCGGCTGATGGATATGGGAGTGCTGGTGGGCGAGGACGTCAAGGTGCTCAAGGTGGCGCCGATGGGCGACCCGATCGAGGTGAGCATCAAGAGCTACAACCTGTCGCTCCGGAAGAAGGAAGCGGAAGGCATCGCGGTGGAGGTGGCAGGATGA
- the feoB gene encoding ferrous iron transport protein B, translating to MSNQLKHKDEELDAEVSGHSVAARTITVAVAGNPNSGKSTLINAIAGTRLHVGNWAGVTVEKKEALFEFGGRKIRLVDLPGTYSLSPYSQEEIVARDYLVHERPDLIINVVDATNLERNLYLTVQIMELGIPVVMALNIYDEATEKGYRIDAKAMEEMLGIAVVPTSATKKTGLDELLATALRVADAPKRRAPKKLNYGEDIEVACDYLAKSFRTSYPALIDNYPQRWLLLKLMEQDSHVMKELGLDNLDFLDQALHHLRRAHGEDIESIMADARYSLASGLTREVLHKPELRQTELTEKIDKFVLNRFLGIPIFMAAMWLLFKFTFDLSAPFGKWIGAMTDGPFKRWASAILTPLGAPDWTVSLVNDGVIAGVGSVLVFVPVIFAMMFFITFLEGSGYMARAAFVMDRTMHSIGLHGKSFIPMLLGFGCNVPGIYATRTLENPKDKVLTALLVPLMSCGARLPVYVLFVGIFFPKNSSTVIWSLYIMGILLAVGMGLIFKRTLFRGEAPMFIMELPPYRMPSLHSLCVHTWEKGKHFLFKAGTYIFAVSVLVWFLLNLPWGVEHKRDSYLGQAGAAVAPIFQPVGFGTWEAASSLITGVIAKEIVVGTMGEIYAPKKDEKKEVPTLKEDLKEVVTSFGDACVTAVKTLLYLPQAEEKEEDRGGLNVAILGAFTPLSAYAFMAFVLLYMPCVVAIAAMRQEFGTWKWAGVGLFYQTALAWTAALIIYQGGRLLGLGG from the coding sequence ATGAGTAACCAGCTGAAGCACAAGGACGAGGAACTGGATGCCGAGGTTTCCGGTCACAGCGTTGCCGCGCGCACCATCACGGTGGCCGTGGCAGGGAACCCCAACTCCGGCAAGTCGACCCTGATCAACGCCATCGCCGGCACCCGCCTGCACGTCGGCAACTGGGCCGGGGTGACGGTGGAGAAAAAGGAGGCCCTCTTCGAGTTCGGCGGCAGGAAGATCCGGCTGGTCGACCTTCCCGGCACCTACTCGCTCTCCCCGTACTCGCAGGAAGAGATCGTGGCGCGCGACTACCTGGTACACGAGCGCCCGGACCTGATCATCAACGTGGTCGACGCCACCAACCTGGAGCGCAACCTCTACCTCACCGTGCAGATCATGGAGCTGGGCATCCCGGTGGTGATGGCGCTCAACATCTACGACGAGGCCACCGAGAAGGGCTACCGCATCGACGCCAAGGCGATGGAAGAGATGCTGGGGATCGCCGTGGTCCCCACCTCGGCCACAAAGAAGACCGGCCTCGACGAACTGCTGGCGACGGCGCTGCGGGTGGCCGACGCCCCGAAGCGCCGGGCCCCGAAGAAGCTCAACTACGGTGAGGACATAGAGGTTGCCTGCGACTACCTGGCCAAGTCCTTCCGTACCAGCTACCCGGCGCTGATCGATAACTACCCGCAGCGCTGGCTGCTCTTGAAGCTCATGGAGCAGGACAGCCACGTCATGAAGGAACTGGGGCTGGACAACCTCGACTTCCTGGACCAGGCGCTGCACCACCTGAGGAGGGCCCACGGCGAGGACATCGAGTCCATCATGGCCGACGCCCGCTACTCGCTCGCCTCCGGGCTCACCCGGGAGGTGCTGCACAAGCCGGAGCTGCGCCAGACCGAACTGACGGAGAAGATCGACAAGTTCGTGCTGAACCGGTTCCTGGGCATCCCGATCTTCATGGCCGCCATGTGGCTTTTGTTCAAGTTCACCTTCGACCTCTCCGCCCCCTTCGGCAAGTGGATCGGCGCCATGACCGACGGCCCCTTCAAGCGCTGGGCCTCGGCCATCCTGACCCCGCTCGGGGCGCCGGACTGGACCGTGTCGCTGGTGAACGACGGGGTGATCGCCGGGGTGGGATCGGTGCTGGTCTTCGTACCCGTGATCTTCGCCATGATGTTCTTCATCACCTTCCTCGAAGGGAGCGGCTACATGGCGCGCGCGGCCTTCGTCATGGACCGCACCATGCACTCCATCGGACTGCACGGCAAGTCCTTCATCCCGATGCTGCTCGGTTTCGGCTGCAACGTTCCCGGCATCTACGCGACGAGAACGCTGGAGAACCCCAAGGACAAGGTGCTTACCGCGCTGCTCGTGCCGCTCATGTCCTGCGGCGCCCGGCTGCCGGTGTACGTGCTCTTCGTCGGCATCTTCTTCCCCAAGAATTCCAGCACCGTGATCTGGTCGCTGTACATCATGGGGATCCTGCTCGCGGTCGGCATGGGGCTCATCTTCAAGAGGACGCTGTTCCGCGGCGAGGCGCCCATGTTCATCATGGAACTCCCCCCTTACCGCATGCCGAGCCTGCACAGCCTCTGCGTGCACACCTGGGAGAAGGGGAAGCACTTCCTTTTCAAGGCCGGAACCTACATCTTCGCCGTCTCAGTGCTGGTCTGGTTCCTGCTGAACCTCCCCTGGGGCGTCGAGCACAAGCGTGATTCCTACCTGGGCCAGGCGGGCGCCGCCGTAGCCCCCATCTTCCAGCCGGTCGGCTTCGGCACCTGGGAGGCCGCCTCCTCGCTGATCACGGGAGTCATCGCCAAGGAAATCGTCGTGGGGACCATGGGCGAGATCTACGCGCCCAAGAAGGACGAGAAGAAGGAAGTCCCGACCCTGAAGGAAGACCTGAAGGAAGTGGTGACCTCCTTCGGCGATGCCTGCGTCACCGCGGTCAAGACCCTGCTCTATCTGCCCCAGGCGGAGGAGAAGGAGGAGGACCGGGGCGGTCTCAATGTGGCCATCCTCGGTGCGTTCACGCCGCTTAGCGCTTACGCCTTCATGGCCTTCGTCCTGCTCTACATGCCGTGCGTCGTGGCGATAGCGGCGATGCGGCAGGAGTTCGGCACCTGGAAGTGGGCCGGTGTGGGACTGTTCTATCAGACGGCGCTGGCGTGGACCGCAGCGCTCATCATCTACCAGGGGGGACGTCTCCTGGGTCTGGGAGGTTGA
- a CDS encoding FeoB-associated Cys-rich membrane protein, whose protein sequence is MGVADVIIAGAIVAGACYILYATLWKKKGCCGCEGGSCCKK, encoded by the coding sequence ATGGGAGTTGCTGACGTAATCATTGCCGGCGCCATCGTGGCCGGAGCCTGCTACATCCTGTACGCTACGCTGTGGAAGAAGAAGGGGTGCTGCGGCTGCGAAGGCGGGAGCTGCTGCAAGAAGTAG
- a CDS encoding bifunctional alpha/beta hydrolase/OsmC family protein, translating into MNTRKITFTNANGNQLAARLELPDDERPVAYAIFAHCFTCSKNIKAAVNITRAMSSRRIAVLRFDFTGLGESEGDFADTNFSSQVSDLVAAARFLEREYEAPRLLVGHSLGGSAVLVAAGEIPSAAAVATIAAPFSPSHLRRLLGEHAEIAERQGEATVHLGGSDFTIRKSLLDDLEAQRPAETLAHLKGALLVLHSPADGIVNIDNAAQIFQAAHHPKSFISLGTADHLLSGAEDSRYAGEVIASWATRYLDTAGTGPVAQPQSQAADNRVTARTGAEGFRTEIFANGFSLTADEPVSYGGSNEGPSPYEFLMAGLAACTTMTVQMYARRKGWPLVDALVRLSHHKVHAEDCRDCESQDRRIDTFVRELELIGELDQEQRQKLLEIAGKCPVHRTLTSEIRVETTLKESTVEQ; encoded by the coding sequence ATGAACACCAGGAAGATCACTTTCACCAACGCAAACGGCAATCAGCTGGCCGCCAGGCTGGAACTCCCTGATGACGAGCGCCCCGTCGCCTATGCCATCTTCGCCCACTGCTTCACCTGCTCGAAAAACATCAAGGCGGCGGTCAACATCACCAGGGCCATGAGCAGCCGGCGCATCGCCGTTTTACGTTTCGACTTCACCGGGCTGGGGGAGAGCGAGGGGGATTTCGCCGACACCAATTTCTCCTCCCAGGTAAGCGACCTGGTGGCGGCGGCCCGTTTTCTGGAGCGTGAGTACGAGGCGCCGCGGCTCTTGGTGGGGCACTCGCTGGGCGGCTCCGCGGTTTTGGTGGCCGCCGGCGAGATCCCTTCGGCGGCGGCGGTGGCAACCATCGCCGCCCCCTTCAGCCCCTCCCACCTGCGCCGCCTGCTGGGCGAGCACGCAGAAATTGCCGAACGGCAGGGTGAGGCGACCGTGCACCTCGGCGGCAGCGACTTCACCATCAGGAAAAGCCTCCTCGACGACCTAGAGGCGCAGCGTCCCGCCGAGACCCTGGCCCACCTGAAGGGGGCGCTCCTCGTGCTCCATTCACCGGCGGACGGCATCGTGAATATCGACAACGCCGCCCAGATCTTCCAGGCGGCCCACCACCCCAAGAGCTTCATATCACTGGGAACCGCCGACCATCTCCTATCCGGGGCGGAGGATTCGCGCTACGCCGGGGAGGTGATCGCCTCCTGGGCCACACGCTATCTCGACACCGCCGGCACCGGCCCCGTGGCGCAACCGCAGTCCCAGGCTGCCGACAACAGGGTCACCGCCCGCACCGGGGCCGAAGGCTTCCGCACCGAAATCTTCGCCAACGGCTTCAGCCTGACGGCGGACGAGCCGGTCAGTTACGGTGGCAGTAACGAGGGGCCGTCCCCCTACGAGTTCCTCATGGCGGGGCTTGCGGCCTGCACCACCATGACCGTGCAGATGTACGCCCGACGCAAGGGGTGGCCGCTTGTCGACGCGCTGGTGCGCCTATCCCATCACAAGGTTCACGCCGAGGATTGCCGGGACTGCGAGTCCCAGGACCGACGCATCGACACGTTCGTGCGGGAGCTGGAGCTGATAGGGGAACTCGACCAGGAGCAGAGACAGAAGCTCCTGGAGATCGCCGGGAAATGCCCCGTGCACCGCACCCTCACCAGCGAGATCCGGGTGGAAACCACGCTCAAGGAAAGCACGGTCGAACAATAG
- a CDS encoding methyl-accepting chemotaxis protein: MFATWSIKKRVVTSVVALCVASIAILGLFAYQYQMHQMREGLKDEATNSGRLFEAILKGDAEGLSRAHAGLDKLDVLLAPFAAGNKDALLAAAKPIFSEIKQNNNITHMYFIQPDGKVLLRAHKPEQDGDILKRETFLKAQATKQPAWGLEMGKNFFSLRCVKPVSYRGNALGYMEVAEEIDHVFKQMKQITGNDVALFLTEDFLKSKATDLKSETAHSFRILYPTNKAAALGLAAKVGQEMTEALKEPRIAIVSYNGGKYLVGVGPVQDASGGTVGVLFTHKEISPLFATMWKGVAAQLGIFLAIILAALALLYLSLKPSLNLFHTLREHIVSVTTTWDLSRRLEVGTQDEIGAMAADFNTMTENLALTVRQVSHSSNELGSVSQDLVQVSGTVLGAAEQQSTSVQEASSAMTQITSSIKGVARAVEGLSHSASESSSSVLEMASSVEEVALNAESLAQQVDEVGSAIIEMAASIKQVGRNADLLLEEASINSSSIVEMDSSIKEVEKNALNTVKISEAVKQDAEVGRSAVDSTILGISAIKDSSRITSEVIATLSQRAGDIGTILSVIDDVAEQTNLLALNAAIIAAQAGEHGKGFAVVAGEIKQLAERTSASTRKISDVINGVLEETDRAVVAIRQAEQNISQGEELSRKSGEALEKIVNGVQMATEQVNGIARATAEQARGSLMIRETTEKVTTMVRQIAISTREQAEGSSLVLNAVEKMKMLTEQVKNSTREQSNVGSFIAKSTENITDMIRHIQKACDEQSRGADQVLPAMESIKAATENSLGAVKVLDESMTALAGQISVLQNEIDRFDVSSKG, translated from the coding sequence ATGTTTGCAACGTGGTCCATCAAGAAGAGAGTAGTCACTTCCGTAGTCGCTTTGTGTGTCGCGAGCATCGCTATTCTGGGGCTCTTTGCCTACCAGTACCAGATGCACCAGATGCGGGAAGGGCTGAAGGACGAAGCCACCAACAGCGGGCGCCTTTTCGAGGCCATCCTGAAAGGTGACGCCGAGGGGTTGTCCCGCGCCCACGCCGGCCTCGACAAGCTCGACGTGCTGCTCGCCCCCTTTGCCGCCGGCAACAAGGACGCGCTGCTCGCCGCGGCGAAGCCCATCTTCAGCGAGATAAAGCAGAACAACAACATCACCCACATGTACTTCATCCAGCCCGACGGCAAGGTGCTGCTGCGGGCGCACAAGCCCGAGCAGGACGGAGACATCCTCAAGCGGGAGACGTTCCTGAAGGCGCAGGCCACCAAGCAGCCGGCATGGGGACTGGAGATGGGGAAGAACTTCTTCTCCCTGCGCTGCGTGAAGCCCGTCTCCTACCGGGGTAACGCCCTGGGCTACATGGAGGTGGCCGAGGAGATCGACCACGTCTTCAAGCAGATGAAGCAGATCACGGGCAACGACGTGGCTCTCTTTCTCACCGAGGACTTCCTGAAGAGCAAGGCCACCGACCTGAAGAGCGAGACGGCGCACTCGTTCCGCATTCTCTACCCCACCAACAAGGCGGCCGCCCTCGGACTGGCCGCCAAGGTCGGCCAGGAGATGACCGAAGCGCTCAAGGAGCCCCGCATCGCCATCGTTTCCTACAACGGGGGCAAGTACCTGGTCGGCGTCGGACCCGTGCAGGACGCCTCCGGCGGGACCGTCGGTGTCCTTTTCACGCACAAGGAGATCAGCCCGCTCTTCGCCACCATGTGGAAGGGTGTGGCGGCGCAGCTGGGCATCTTTCTGGCCATCATCCTCGCGGCCCTCGCCCTGCTCTACCTTTCCCTCAAGCCGAGCCTCAACCTCTTCCACACCTTGAGGGAGCACATCGTATCCGTCACCACCACCTGGGATCTGAGCAGGCGCCTGGAGGTCGGCACCCAGGACGAGATCGGCGCCATGGCCGCTGACTTCAACACCATGACGGAGAACCTCGCCCTGACGGTGCGGCAGGTGAGCCACTCCAGCAACGAGCTGGGTTCGGTTTCCCAGGACCTGGTGCAGGTCTCGGGGACGGTCCTTGGGGCGGCCGAGCAGCAGTCGACCTCGGTTCAGGAGGCCTCCAGCGCCATGACCCAGATCACCTCCTCGATCAAAGGGGTGGCCCGGGCGGTGGAAGGGCTGTCGCACTCCGCGTCGGAGAGTTCCTCGTCGGTATTGGAGATGGCTTCCAGCGTCGAGGAGGTCGCGCTCAACGCCGAATCGCTGGCCCAGCAGGTGGACGAGGTGGGGTCCGCCATCATCGAGATGGCAGCCTCCATCAAGCAGGTGGGGAGAAACGCCGACCTGCTCCTCGAGGAAGCGAGCATCAACTCCTCCTCCATCGTCGAGATGGACAGCTCCATAAAGGAAGTGGAAAAGAATGCGCTGAACACGGTGAAGATCTCCGAAGCGGTCAAGCAGGATGCGGAGGTAGGGAGGAGCGCCGTCGACTCCACCATTCTCGGGATCAGCGCCATCAAGGATTCCTCGCGCATCACCTCGGAGGTCATCGCGACCCTTTCGCAGCGTGCCGGTGACATCGGCACCATTTTGTCGGTCATCGACGACGTCGCGGAACAGACCAACCTCCTGGCGCTGAACGCCGCCATCATCGCGGCGCAGGCCGGCGAACACGGTAAGGGGTTCGCGGTGGTGGCCGGCGAGATCAAGCAGCTTGCCGAGCGCACCAGCGCCTCCACCAGGAAGATCTCCGACGTGATCAACGGCGTCCTCGAGGAGACCGACCGGGCCGTGGTCGCCATCAGGCAGGCGGAGCAGAACATCTCGCAGGGTGAGGAACTGTCCCGGAAGTCGGGTGAGGCCCTGGAGAAGATAGTCAACGGTGTGCAGATGGCGACCGAGCAGGTCAATGGCATCGCACGGGCAACGGCCGAGCAGGCGCGCGGCAGCCTGATGATCCGTGAGACCACCGAGAAGGTGACCACCATGGTGCGCCAGATCGCGATTTCGACGCGCGAGCAGGCGGAGGGGAGCAGCCTGGTGCTGAACGCGGTGGAGAAGATGAAGATGCTCACCGAGCAGGTGAAGAACTCCACCCGCGAGCAGAGCAACGTCGGCAGCTTCATCGCCAAGTCCACCGAGAACATCACCGACATGATCCGCCATATCCAGAAGGCGTGCGACGAGCAGAGCAGGGGGGCGGATCAGGTCCTTCCCGCAATGGAAAGCATCAAGGCCGCCACGGAGAACAGCCTCGGCGCGGTCAAGGTGCTCGACGAGAGCATGACGGCACTCGCCGGCCAGATCTCCGTGCTTCAGAACGAGATCGATCGTTTCGACGTCTCCTCCAAGGGGTAG
- a CDS encoding endonuclease/exonuclease/phosphatase family protein, whose protein sequence is MSEIDRTFTVMTYNVHRLTGNDRHTSAARIAQVIETYQPDIVALQELPGARFRPEIGGACQDLAHELALVVARDVHYTLERERWGNVVFSRFPMRLVRAGGLHPENRYRTMVPRGVMWVEIDVHGQKLQLVNTHLGLIPQERNYQAKVLTGAEWLAHPECTPPVVLCGDFNALPSWSIHKRLRNALRDEQELLKFGHTQFTFPSNMPMLRFDHIFISPDLAVESELIPRTKLTQVASDHLPLIVKLRLAGPEER, encoded by the coding sequence ATGTCCGAAATCGATCGCACCTTCACCGTCATGACCTACAACGTGCACCGGCTGACCGGCAACGACCGCCACACCTCCGCCGCGCGCATCGCCCAGGTGATAGAAACCTACCAGCCGGACATCGTGGCGCTTCAGGAACTTCCGGGGGCGCGCTTTCGCCCCGAGATCGGGGGCGCCTGCCAGGACCTGGCGCATGAACTGGCGCTGGTGGTGGCTAGGGACGTTCACTACACACTGGAACGGGAACGGTGGGGCAACGTCGTCTTCAGCCGCTTTCCGATGCGGCTGGTACGCGCGGGGGGGCTGCATCCGGAGAACCGCTACCGGACCATGGTGCCGCGGGGGGTGATGTGGGTGGAGATCGACGTCCACGGGCAGAAGCTGCAGCTGGTGAACACGCACCTGGGGCTCATCCCCCAGGAACGCAACTACCAGGCGAAGGTCTTGACCGGCGCCGAATGGCTTGCGCATCCTGAGTGCACTCCCCCGGTGGTGCTCTGCGGCGACTTCAACGCCCTCCCCAGTTGGAGCATCCACAAGCGCCTCAGAAACGCGCTGCGGGACGAGCAGGAGCTGCTCAAATTCGGGCACACCCAGTTCACCTTCCCGAGCAACATGCCCATGCTCAGGTTCGACCATATCTTCATCTCGCCCGACCTCGCCGTCGAGAGCGAACTCATCCCGCGCACGAAGCTGACCCAGGTGGCCTCGGACCACCTGCCGCTGATCGTGAAGCTGCGCCTGGCCGGCCCGGAGGAGCGTTGA